A genome region from Sediminispirochaeta bajacaliforniensis DSM 16054 includes the following:
- the rplC gene encoding 50S ribosomal protein L3, whose protein sequence is MLGLIGKKVGMTQIFDERGVLTPVTVIKIEDNVVIDKRDEEKNGYTASVIGAEDLKSKHVTKPYGGQFPENVHPKRYLVEMRDFEAESSVGETLGVGIFKEISFVDVVGTSKGKGYQGAMKRHGFKGGRATHGSKFHRGLGGTGMAATPSKVLKGAKMPGRMGAARTTVQNLRVIKVDEEKQVLMVKGAIPGPRQSMVIVQKAKKK, encoded by the coding sequence ATGTTAGGGCTGATCGGCAAGAAAGTCGGAATGACGCAAATATTTGACGAACGTGGGGTTTTGACTCCCGTTACCGTCATCAAGATAGAAGATAACGTTGTTATCGATAAGCGGGACGAAGAGAAGAACGGATACACCGCCTCGGTTATCGGTGCTGAAGATTTGAAGAGTAAACATGTTACGAAACCGTACGGCGGTCAGTTCCCCGAGAATGTTCATCCCAAAAGGTACCTCGTTGAGATGCGGGACTTTGAGGCTGAGAGCTCGGTAGGGGAGACCCTCGGAGTCGGAATTTTCAAAGAGATATCTTTTGTGGATGTTGTAGGCACCTCCAAGGGTAAAGGTTACCAGGGTGCCATGAAGCGGCATGGTTTCAAAGGAGGTAGGGCGACCCACGGTTCCAAGTTTCATAGAGGACTTGGCGGTACCGGGATGGCTGCTACTCCTTCGAAGGTTTTGAAAGGGGCAAAGATGCCCGGCCGCATGGGTGCTGCAAGGACGACGGTTCAGAATCTGCGTGTTATCAAAGTGGATGAAGAAAAGCAGGTTCTTATGGTGAAGGGAGCTATTCCTGGTCCGCGCCAGAGTATGGTTATCGTACAAAAAGCGAAGAAGAAATAG
- the rplD gene encoding 50S ribosomal protein L4, giving the protein MDAKVFSIKGEEVRTIALNDSVFGREVSEGAIYYAVNSELANRRVGTACTKTRAEVKGSNSKPWRQKGTGHARSGDKKSPVWVGGGTIFGPKPRDYGFRLPKKMKRLAMKSVLSLKTKENAIKVVEDFTVESGKTKDLVGILKTLVPETRTVVVLKDDDAMIRRAGKNIPWVKMLSYNRMSVRELFYGKNIVLLETAAGSLNDFYGDKA; this is encoded by the coding sequence ATGGATGCTAAGGTCTTTTCAATAAAAGGCGAGGAAGTTCGTACCATTGCACTTAATGATTCGGTCTTCGGACGCGAAGTGAGCGAGGGCGCCATTTACTATGCGGTGAACAGCGAACTTGCAAACCGTCGGGTCGGAACGGCTTGTACGAAGACACGGGCCGAAGTGAAAGGGAGCAATTCCAAGCCCTGGCGACAGAAGGGAACCGGACATGCCAGAAGTGGGGATAAAAAGTCTCCCGTATGGGTTGGCGGTGGTACGATTTTCGGACCGAAGCCGAGAGATTATGGTTTTCGGTTGCCGAAAAAGATGAAGCGGTTGGCAATGAAATCCGTTTTATCACTGAAGACGAAAGAAAATGCCATCAAAGTGGTAGAGGATTTTACCGTCGAAAGCGGTAAGACGAAAGATCTGGTCGGAATTCTTAAGACATTGGTTCCTGAAACACGAACCGTTGTTGTGTTGAAAGATGACGACGCCATGATTAGGCGGGCCGGAAAGAATATTCCGTGGGTAAAAATGCTCAGTTACAATCGGATGAGTGTCCGTGAGCTTTTTTACGGGAAGAATATTGTGCTTCTTGAGACTGCCGCCGGCAGCCTGAACGACTTCTATGGCGATAAGGCGTAA
- the rpsL gene encoding 30S ribosomal protein S12, producing MPTINQLVRNGRKEIRKKGKAPALEACPQKRGVCTRVMTVTPKKPNSALRKVARVRLTNGIEVTAYIPGIGHNLQEHSVVLIRGGRVKDLPGVRYHIVRGAKDTLGVDDRRQGRSKYGAKRPKA from the coding sequence ATGCCGACGATTAACCAACTCGTCCGGAATGGACGGAAGGAAATTCGAAAGAAGGGAAAGGCACCGGCCCTCGAAGCGTGCCCGCAGAAGAGGGGTGTCTGTACCAGAGTTATGACAGTCACGCCGAAGAAGCCGAATTCCGCTCTTCGGAAGGTTGCGCGTGTGCGGCTCACCAACGGGATCGAAGTTACCGCTTATATTCCGGGAATTGGTCATAATCTTCAGGAACATTCGGTTGTTCTCATCCGAGGCGGTCGTGTAAAGGATCTTCCCGGTGTGCGGTATCACATCGTGCGAGGGGCAAAAGATACCCTTGGTGTTGATGACCGTCGTCAGGGCCGTTCCAAATATGGTGCTAAGCGGCCGAAGGCGTAA
- the rplN gene encoding 50S ribosomal protein L14, giving the protein MIQMQTNLTVADNSGAKRVQCIKVLGGSKRKTAGVGDIIVVAVKDALPNGNIKKGDVQKAVIVRTKKEYRRPDGTYIRFDDNACVIIDANLNPRGKRIFGPVARELREYGFMKIVSLAPEVL; this is encoded by the coding sequence ATGATTCAGATGCAGACAAACCTGACCGTCGCCGACAACAGCGGGGCTAAACGCGTACAATGTATCAAGGTCCTCGGCGGCTCCAAGAGGAAGACCGCCGGCGTTGGCGACATTATTGTGGTAGCGGTGAAAGATGCCCTGCCGAATGGAAATATTAAGAAAGGCGATGTGCAGAAAGCGGTCATTGTTAGAACCAAGAAGGAGTACCGTCGACCGGACGGAACCTATATCAGGTTTGACGATAACGCATGTGTCATTATCGATGCTAACCTTAATCCTAGGGGCAAGCGTATTTTTGGGCCGGTGGCCCGTGAGCTTCGTGAATATGGATTCATGAAGATTGTCTCTCTCGCCCCTGAGGTCCTTTAG
- the rpmC gene encoding 50S ribosomal protein L29 — protein MKDSFKDLTYQELLEKREELRRKYLDLRVNKVIGHMENRLEIRTVRRKLASLNGIVHEYALGIRKES, from the coding sequence ATGAAAGATTCATTCAAGGACCTTACCTATCAAGAGTTGCTAGAGAAGCGGGAAGAGCTGCGGAGGAAGTACCTCGATTTGCGGGTGAATAAGGTCATCGGTCACATGGAAAATCGCCTTGAAATCCGGACGGTACGGCGGAAGCTTGCCAGTCTGAATGGGATTGTCCATGAGTACGCTCTCGGAATTCGGAAGGAATCTTAG
- the rplB gene encoding 50S ribosomal protein L2 codes for MALKTYKPRTPSLRYTTSLSFEGLSDGPGEKKLTKGIPFKAGRGAGGRISVRRRGGRHKRLYRTIDFRRDKFDVPGTVKAIEYDPNRSANIALVYYADGEKRYILAPKGLQVGDSVQSGAKSPLQIGNALPLENIPLGMPVHNIELQKGRGGQMVRAAGVSASVLAKEGDYVTVKLPSGEMRMVFGKCFATIGIVGNEDHMNVSVGKAGRSRWMGHRPKVRGVVMNPVDHPHGGGEGKTSGGRHPVSPWGVPTKGYKTRKKSKSSSKFIVKRRK; via the coding sequence GTGGCACTTAAGACGTATAAACCAAGAACACCGAGTCTCCGTTATACGACAAGTCTTTCTTTTGAGGGGCTTTCCGACGGACCCGGTGAGAAAAAACTTACAAAGGGTATACCTTTTAAGGCTGGGCGTGGTGCCGGCGGACGCATAAGCGTTCGGCGTCGTGGCGGTCGCCATAAAAGGCTTTACAGAACCATAGATTTTCGCAGGGATAAGTTTGATGTTCCCGGGACAGTGAAGGCGATCGAATACGATCCCAATCGTTCTGCGAATATTGCCCTTGTCTACTATGCCGATGGAGAAAAACGGTACATTCTTGCGCCTAAGGGGTTGCAGGTTGGTGATTCCGTACAGAGTGGGGCTAAGTCTCCTCTCCAGATCGGAAATGCTCTTCCTCTTGAGAATATTCCCCTTGGTATGCCTGTTCACAACATCGAGCTGCAGAAGGGGCGCGGCGGGCAGATGGTTCGTGCCGCCGGAGTCAGCGCATCTGTCCTTGCTAAAGAGGGCGATTACGTTACCGTAAAACTTCCCTCCGGTGAAATGAGGATGGTGTTCGGCAAATGTTTTGCCACCATCGGGATAGTTGGAAATGAAGACCACATGAATGTTTCCGTCGGAAAGGCTGGACGTTCACGATGGATGGGGCATCGGCCGAAGGTTCGGGGTGTTGTTATGAACCCTGTTGATCACCCGCATGGCGGTGGTGAAGGAAAAACATCCGGCGGACGTCATCCTGTTTCTCCCTGGGGTGTTCCTACCAAGGGCTATAAGACCAGGAAGAAGAGCAAGTCTTCGAGCAAGTTTATCGTCAAAAGACGGAAGTAG
- the tuf gene encoding elongation factor Tu has protein sequence MAKAKFERTKPHINVGTIGHVDHGKTTLTAAISMYCAKQTGDKVMSYEDIDNAPEEKQRGITINTRHIEYQTENRHYAHVDCPGHADYIKNMITGAAQMDGAVIVVAATDGAMAQTKEHILLARQVGVPALIVFINKCDQVDDPDLIELVEEEMRDLLKEYEFLGDETPIIKGSAFEAMTHIDDPEKTKCIADLLDAMDSYFPLPERAVDLDFLMPIEDIFSIQGRGTVVTGRVERGVIHVGDEIEIVGIKDTKKTTCTGVEMFNKLLDEGQAGDNIGALLRGVDKKDVVRGQVLAKPGTITPHKKFKGALYVLGKEEGGRHSPFFSGYRPQFYFRTTDITGTVNLPADKQMVMPGDNTELEIELIHPIAMEKGLRFAIREGGRTVASGQVTEIIE, from the coding sequence ATGGCTAAGGCAAAATTTGAGAGAACAAAGCCACATATTAACGTTGGTACCATTGGTCACGTCGACCATGGAAAGACAACTTTGACTGCGGCTATCTCAATGTACTGCGCCAAGCAGACCGGTGACAAGGTTATGAGCTATGAAGATATCGACAATGCTCCCGAAGAGAAGCAGCGTGGTATCACCATCAATACCCGTCACATCGAATACCAGACTGAGAATCGTCACTATGCTCACGTGGATTGCCCGGGACACGCCGACTATATCAAGAATATGATTACCGGTGCTGCTCAGATGGACGGTGCTGTCATCGTTGTTGCGGCCACCGACGGAGCAATGGCTCAGACCAAAGAGCATATCCTTCTTGCTCGTCAGGTTGGTGTGCCTGCATTGATTGTTTTTATCAACAAATGTGACCAGGTTGATGATCCCGATCTGATTGAGCTGGTTGAAGAGGAGATGCGTGATCTCCTTAAGGAGTATGAATTTCTCGGTGATGAAACTCCGATCATCAAGGGTTCCGCTTTTGAAGCGATGACTCATATCGATGATCCCGAGAAGACCAAGTGCATTGCCGATCTTCTCGATGCTATGGATAGCTACTTTCCGCTTCCCGAGCGGGCTGTCGATCTCGACTTCCTGATGCCCATCGAAGATATCTTTTCGATTCAGGGACGTGGAACCGTTGTTACCGGTCGTGTGGAGCGCGGTGTTATCCATGTTGGTGATGAAATCGAGATTGTCGGGATCAAAGACACCAAGAAGACCACCTGTACCGGTGTTGAGATGTTCAACAAACTTCTCGATGAAGGACAGGCCGGTGATAATATCGGTGCTCTTCTTCGTGGTGTGGATAAAAAGGATGTTGTTCGCGGTCAGGTTCTTGCAAAACCGGGAACAATTACTCCTCATAAGAAGTTTAAGGGTGCTTTGTACGTACTAGGCAAAGAAGAGGGTGGTCGTCACTCGCCCTTTTTTAGCGGTTATCGGCCTCAGTTTTACTTCCGGACCACTGACATTACCGGAACGGTAAACCTGCCTGCCGATAAGCAGATGGTTATGCCCGGAGATAACACCGAGCTTGAGATTGAACTTATTCACCCGATTGCCATGGAAAAAGGTCTTCGCTTCGCTATCCGCGAGGGTGGTAGAACTGTTGCAAGTGGCCAGGTGACCGAGATTATCGAATAA
- the rplX gene encoding 50S ribosomal protein L24 — MSVMRTKLKRDDTVKVLTGKEKGKTGKILRIDHAKNRAIVQGLNMVKKAVRPKSQQDKGGIIEVEAPIELSNLAFVGKGGQTTRLGYRFEGGKKIRYAKKSGDAV; from the coding sequence ATGAGTGTTATGAGAACAAAGCTGAAACGGGACGATACGGTAAAGGTTTTGACCGGAAAGGAAAAGGGAAAAACCGGTAAGATCCTCCGTATCGATCACGCAAAAAACCGGGCCATCGTACAGGGGCTCAACATGGTGAAAAAAGCGGTTCGTCCGAAGAGCCAGCAGGATAAGGGCGGCATCATTGAAGTTGAAGCCCCCATTGAACTTTCCAATCTTGCCTTTGTGGGCAAGGGAGGGCAGACAACCCGGCTTGGCTATCGGTTTGAGGGCGGAAAAAAGATCCGCTACGCGAAGAAAAGTGGGGATGCGGTCTGA
- the rpsJ gene encoding 30S ribosomal protein S10, which produces MAKDRIRVRLRGFDVELIDQSSRAIVQTVAKAGAKVAGPVPLPTRINKFTVLRSPHVNKKSREQFEMRTHKRLIDILDPTSKVMDALMKLELPAGVDVEIKQ; this is translated from the coding sequence ATGGCCAAGGACAGAATCCGCGTGCGGCTGAGAGGTTTTGATGTTGAGCTGATTGATCAGAGCTCACGGGCGATTGTACAAACCGTTGCCAAGGCTGGTGCCAAGGTTGCCGGGCCCGTACCGCTGCCGACCAGAATTAACAAGTTTACTGTTTTGAGGTCGCCGCATGTGAACAAGAAGTCGCGGGAACAGTTCGAAATGAGGACCCACAAGCGACTTATAGATATTCTTGATCCTACATCGAAAGTGATGGATGCCCTAATGAAGCTTGAGCTTCCTGCTGGTGTTGATGTAGAGATTAAGCAGTAA
- the rpsQ gene encoding 30S ribosomal protein S17 — protein MNSHKKSYTGMVVSDKMDKTIVVAVKERTLHRLYKKYVNKTKKLKAHDERNEAGVGDLVRVVECRPISKDKCWRLTEIVERAK, from the coding sequence ATGAATAGCCATAAAAAGAGTTATACCGGAATGGTTGTCAGCGATAAGATGGATAAAACCATCGTCGTTGCGGTAAAAGAGCGTACCCTGCACAGGCTCTACAAGAAGTACGTGAACAAGACCAAGAAGCTGAAAGCTCACGATGAGCGCAATGAGGCCGGAGTTGGTGATTTGGTACGTGTTGTAGAGTGTCGCCCCATCAGCAAAGATAAGTGCTGGCGGCTGACCGAGATTGTTGAACGCGCAAAGTAA
- the rpsC gene encoding 30S ribosomal protein S3: MGQKVNPIGMRLGINKTWKSKWYVDPREYADTLHEDLALRKELESCPETQGADISDIEIIRHPQRITIVVKTSRPGIIIGAKGSNIEKIGARLQKIAKKKIQIKIKEVKRPEADAQIIAENIARQLKMRGAFRRTLKMAVSKAMQSGVQGVKVRISGRLGGAEMSRVAWHHEGRVPLHTLRADIDYGFAEARTTFGAIGVKVWTFNGEVYQKDQKEDAGLLVRKKREKTGARR, from the coding sequence ATGGGTCAGAAAGTTAATCCGATAGGAATGCGTCTTGGCATCAACAAGACCTGGAAGTCAAAGTGGTACGTCGATCCCCGGGAATATGCGGATACACTTCATGAAGACCTTGCGCTGAGAAAGGAACTGGAAAGCTGTCCTGAAACGCAGGGGGCCGATATTTCCGATATTGAGATTATTCGTCATCCCCAGAGGATCACCATCGTTGTGAAAACCAGTCGTCCCGGTATTATTATCGGTGCGAAGGGTAGCAATATCGAGAAGATCGGTGCTCGGCTTCAGAAAATTGCCAAGAAGAAGATTCAGATTAAGATAAAGGAAGTAAAGCGACCCGAGGCGGATGCTCAGATCATTGCTGAAAATATCGCCAGGCAGTTGAAAATGCGGGGAGCTTTTAGAAGAACGCTGAAGATGGCGGTAAGTAAGGCCATGCAGTCCGGTGTTCAAGGTGTTAAGGTCCGGATCTCCGGACGGCTTGGCGGTGCTGAGATGAGTCGTGTCGCCTGGCATCATGAGGGGCGGGTTCCTCTTCATACGTTGCGTGCCGATATCGATTACGGCTTTGCCGAAGCCAGGACAACCTTTGGTGCCATTGGTGTAAAGGTGTGGACCTTTAACGGCGAGGTGTACCAGAAAGATCAGAAAGAAGATGCCGGGCTGCTTGTGCGTAAAAAGCGTGAGAAGACCGGTGCGAGGAGATAG
- the rpsG gene encoding 30S ribosomal protein S7 — MSRRRVAKERDILPDSRYGSKTVSKFISRMMEDGKKSTATGIMYDAFAIMAEKAGEEAMVVFQKALENVRPVVEVKSRRVGGSTYQVPVEIREKRRDALAMRWIIQAARSRSGRSMSEKLSAEMLDAFNSTGTAFKKKEDTHRMAEANKAFSHYRW, encoded by the coding sequence GTGTCCAGACGAAGAGTTGCAAAAGAGCGTGATATCCTGCCCGACAGCAGATACGGCAGTAAAACCGTTAGTAAATTTATTTCCCGGATGATGGAAGATGGAAAGAAATCTACCGCCACCGGGATTATGTATGATGCTTTCGCCATCATGGCCGAGAAGGCCGGCGAAGAGGCGATGGTTGTTTTTCAGAAGGCTTTGGAGAACGTCAGGCCTGTGGTTGAGGTTAAGAGCCGGAGAGTCGGTGGTTCAACCTATCAGGTTCCTGTCGAAATTCGGGAAAAGCGTCGGGATGCTTTGGCCATGCGATGGATCATTCAGGCGGCCCGTTCCAGAAGCGGTCGCTCCATGAGCGAGAAGTTGTCGGCCGAAATGCTTGATGCTTTTAATTCCACCGGTACCGCTTTTAAGAAAAAAGAGGATACTCACCGGATGGCAGAGGCCAACAAGGCCTTTTCTCACTACCGCTGGTAG
- the rplV gene encoding 50S ribosomal protein L22 gives MEGKKGYQAHAKHLMISPKKLRPIADNVRRKPYVQAVAILESMPNKGATYLRKVIMSAAANALSQNKKLDEEMLYVKELQVNEGPRYKRVWPRSRGRRDILLKRLSHISVVVDEIANMGE, from the coding sequence ATGGAAGGGAAGAAAGGATATCAGGCACATGCCAAGCATCTGATGATTTCTCCGAAGAAGCTTCGGCCGATTGCCGACAATGTACGGCGTAAGCCTTACGTTCAGGCCGTCGCCATTCTTGAAAGCATGCCCAATAAGGGTGCGACATACCTCCGCAAAGTGATTATGTCTGCAGCAGCTAACGCGCTTTCGCAGAACAAGAAGCTTGACGAAGAGATGCTGTATGTGAAAGAGCTTCAGGTGAATGAGGGCCCCCGTTATAAGCGGGTATGGCCGAGGAGCCGGGGGCGTCGGGATATTTTGCTGAAACGACTCAGCCATATTTCGGTCGTTGTCGACGAAATCGCGAACATGGGGGAGTAG
- the rplP gene encoding 50S ribosomal protein L16, which translates to MLSPKRTKYRKRQRGKTDGVARRGTHVAFGDFGLVALEPKWITNRQIEAARIAMTRHVKRGGKVWIRIFPDMPYTKKPAETRQGKGKGNPEGWVAVVKKGAVMFEMAGVSEELARSAMALAGSKLPIKTKFIVRRDLE; encoded by the coding sequence ATGCTGAGTCCGAAGAGAACCAAATATAGGAAACGGCAGCGTGGTAAGACCGACGGCGTGGCCCGTCGCGGTACCCATGTTGCCTTCGGCGATTTCGGTCTGGTCGCTCTCGAGCCTAAATGGATTACCAACCGGCAGATTGAGGCGGCTCGTATCGCGATGACCAGACACGTTAAGCGTGGCGGTAAAGTGTGGATCCGGATCTTTCCGGATATGCCCTATACCAAGAAGCCTGCGGAAACCAGGCAGGGTAAAGGAAAAGGTAACCCCGAAGGTTGGGTTGCAGTGGTGAAGAAGGGAGCTGTCATGTTTGAGATGGCTGGCGTCAGCGAAGAGCTGGCACGGTCCGCTATGGCCTTAGCTGGTAGTAAACTCCCGATCAAAACCAAATTTATTGTTAGACGGGATCTGGAGTAG
- the rplW gene encoding 50S ribosomal protein L23, with the protein MRADQIIIEPVLTEKSNSMREDDKKKYIFRVDPKANKVQVMYAVEELFKVRPVKCNMVSVKAKPKTTRTKAGMRKGSTTGWKKAIVTLAAGDKIEQIEGV; encoded by the coding sequence GTGAGAGCGGATCAGATCATTATAGAGCCGGTATTGACGGAAAAATCGAACAGTATGCGGGAAGACGATAAGAAGAAGTACATTTTTCGTGTCGACCCGAAAGCAAATAAGGTACAGGTAATGTACGCCGTTGAGGAACTGTTCAAGGTACGCCCCGTTAAGTGTAATATGGTGAGCGTAAAGGCAAAGCCGAAGACGACCCGTACAAAAGCGGGTATGAGAAAGGGCTCGACGACCGGCTGGAAAAAGGCCATCGTCACCCTCGCTGCCGGCGACAAGATCGAACAGATCGAAGGCGTCTAA
- the rpsS gene encoding 30S ribosomal protein S19: MSRSIKKGPFIEKKLYKRIVEAGKAGDKKMIKTYSRCSTIIPEMVGFTISVYNGKTWVPVYVTENLVGHKLGEFAPTRFFRGHAGSDKKASKR, encoded by the coding sequence GTGTCCAGATCGATTAAAAAGGGACCCTTCATTGAGAAGAAGCTGTATAAACGGATCGTCGAAGCCGGTAAGGCCGGGGATAAGAAGATGATCAAGACCTACTCCCGCTGTTCGACGATTATTCCGGAGATGGTTGGTTTCACCATTTCGGTTTACAACGGGAAGACATGGGTCCCCGTTTATGTGACCGAGAATTTGGTGGGTCACAAGCTTGGCGAATTTGCGCCGACGCGTTTTTTTCGGGGTCATGCAGGTTCCGACAAAAAGGCGAGTAAGAGATAG